From a single Vigna radiata var. radiata cultivar VC1973A unplaced genomic scaffold, Vradiata_ver6 scaffold_656, whole genome shotgun sequence genomic region:
- the LOC106755248 gene encoding endochitinase PR4 gives MGNRLLFVLVALALVTVPKNVNAQNCGCAEGLCCSQYGYCGTGTEYCGTGCQQGNCTTSSPPSNNVNVADIVTAEFFNGIIDQADSGCVGKNFYTRDAFLRALDSYTDFGRVGSEDDSKREIAAAFAHFTHETGHFCYIEEIDGASKDYCDEESIAQYPCSSSRGYHGRGPIQLSWNFNYGPAGEANNFDGLGAPETVSNDVVVSFKTALWYWMQHVRPVINQGFGATIRAINGQLECDGANPSTVQARVNYYTEYCRQLAVDTGDNLTC, from the exons ATGGGAAACAGATTGCTTTTCGTTCTTGTAGCATTGGCTCTTGTTACGGTGCCAAAAAATGTAAATGCTCAGAACTGCGGGTGTGCTGAAGGGTTATGCTGCAGCCAGTATGGGTACTGTGGTACTGGTACAGAATACTGTGGCACAGGGTGTCAGCAGGGTAATTGTACCACATCAAGTCCCCCAAGCAACAACGTTAATGTTGCTGACATCGTCACAGCCGAATTTTTCAATGGCATAATCGATCAAGCTGATTCTGGTTGTGTTGGCAAGAACTTTTACACACGAGATGCTTTCCTCCGTGCTCTCGATTCCTACACTGACTTTGGCAGAGTTGGTTCCGAGGACGACTCCAAACGCGAGATTGCAGCTGCTTTTGCTCATTTCACACATGAAACTGGAC ATTTTTGTTACATCGAAGAGATTGACGGTGCAAGCAAGGACTACTGCGACGAGGAATCGATTGCACAGTATCCATGTTCTTCCAGCAGAGGGTACCACGGTCGTGGTCCGATCCAATTGTCGTGGAACTTCAACTACGGACCAGCAGGGGAGGCCAACAACTTCGACGGATTGGGCGCTCCGGAAACAGTGTCGAACGATGTTGTGGTGTCTTTCAAGACAGCATTGTGGTACTGGATGCAACACGTGCGGCCTGTCATAAACCAGGGTTTCGGTGCAACCATCAGAGCCATCAATGGTCAACTTGAGTGTGATGGTGCCAACCCCTCTACTGTTCAGGCTCGCGTTAATTACTACACAGAATACTGCAGACAATTGGCTGTGGACACTGGTGATAATCTTACTTGCTAA